The following DNA comes from Podarcis raffonei isolate rPodRaf1 chromosome 10, rPodRaf1.pri, whole genome shotgun sequence.
CTCGGGGTGGCTTGTCTTACAAAAATGCAGAGGCTTCATTTCCACATGACTCCCTTTTTTCAGCAAGTTCTGAaacataacatttaaaaaaacccatcacCAAAACCAGAATGGCTGCTTTCAGagttaaaagcaaaaatgaaaacaaaaccagagTTTTTCTGTGTCTTCAAGCAGAAACAGAAATTCAGGATAAGTCTGCAGGGAAGGGACAGAGACGAGTCCTCTAATCCAGTACAAACAAATCCACTGTGTTCATTGCTATTTGTTTGttccatttatatgccaccttttcctccagggagctcaaggtggtctgcatggttctctctcccctcccccatttattctcacaacaaccctgtgaggtaggataggctgagagacagggagcagctcaaggtcacccagcgagcttcatggctgaagtgaggatttgaatcctggtctcccaggtcacagtccaaCACTGTTCTGCTAATATCACACTTCTATTGTCCTGTTCTTCTCACTTGAAATGGGAGATTCGCCCAAGGCTGTTAACTGCAGCAGAATCCCACCCAAAAGCACTTTCCATACAATCAAGTCCTGCACATTAAATATgatgttccttttttaaatgaaagcaaagaGGAGGGGGACATGGACAGCTGAGAGTAggtttgggttggtttttttaatgctagAGCCCCAGAATGACTGAACACCCAGAGAATCAGAGCCAGAAGGGACCTCAAAAGCCACCTAGCCCAAACAGAGATGAACCATGAAGCAGACCagcctttaaatcagaaccagtgagggcggtgaaggtcctgtgtgagtgtctggaggcggttggaggatggatggcggctaacagattgaggttgaatcctgacaagacagaagtactgtttttgggggacaggaggcaggcaggtgtggaggattccctggttctgaatggggtaactgtgcccctgaaggaccaggtgcgcagcctgggagtcattttggactcacagctgtccatggaggcacaggtcaaatctgtgtccagggcagctgtttaccaactgtgtccagggcagctgtttaccaactccatctggtacataggctgagaccctatctgcctgcggactgtctcgccagagtggtgcatgctctggttatctcccgcttggactactgcaatgcactctacgtggggctacctttgaaggtgactcggaaactacaactaatccagaatgcggcagctagactggtgactgggggcggctgccgagaccatataacaccggtcttgaaagacctacattggctcccagtatgtttccgagcacaattcaaagtgttggtgttgaccttgacagccctaaacgacctcagcccagtatccccgaaggagcgtctccacccccatcattctgcttggacgctgaggtccagcgctgagggccttctggcggttccctcattgcgagaagcaaagctacagggaaccaggcagagggccttctcggtagtggcgcccgccctgtggaacgccgttccagcagatgtcaaagcgataaacaactacctgacattcagaagacatcttaaggcagccctgttcagggaagtttttaacgtgtgatattttactgtatttttggtttttatggaagctgcccagtggctggggaggcccagccagatgggcggggtataaataataaattattattattgttattatataacATGGTGCCCTTTCGAGGCTGGTCCTCAGTAGGAGATACTGGGGCACCCTCACTGGTGCTGCCATTTTCAACATTAAACTCCAGTTCTGGCACCCTGGACATTGTGGTGTGGAAACCTGGGCCTGCATCTGGAATCTGCGATCCTCCCTCTTTTcctcctgccacacacacacaccctgccacccAGTGTAAGCATGTATTACTGTTCAGCATGCGCAAACACTAACCAAGGTTCCCCTCCTGAGCagggatggaagctggtttgcatACCCCGGTTCAGAGGGGAACCCCGGTTAGAATCATTCCACACCAGCGACGCTGGAAAGGCCAGGGTCAGGGTATTTGCTTTACATGAGGAAGCCCCCGGGTTTCAGAACCCCTGAAAAGCCACTGCAAGTCAACAACAGTGGGCTAAATGAACCAACCATCTGACTCAGTGCAAGGGAGCTCCCTATGTTAAGGGAAGGGAGCTGGAAACGCAGGCTGAAAGAAGGGGTGTGCAAGACAAGGGCCCGGTTCCCAATTTGCAAATTACAGTGTAGCCGAGAGCAAGCGTTTCATCCACACTGGGCAGTTGTCGCCCGTTGCCGATTTCTCCAACGCCTAAAACCTGGTGCaatatttaaaatgtgaaacATCTTTGTTAAGTTAAATTgactggaaaagcttgcaaataccagataggcttaggattttaaTATGTAATGTGATAAATTAATATGTTGAAATTTAGATCAGGAAAGTAAGacagatgttaagtgattaagttaactTTATGAGAATataggttttggaaaactgttaaaatgatatgcactgaaattcaaccaaggggacaCGAGGAAGtcgcttaacaatgttaataagattaGTCTTAATAAggttaggatttatgtttgtttgttcatttgttggtGTGTTTAAAAATTTGTGGAAAACcagtatttttttttgaaaaataaaataaaatgtgaaacacCTTACCTTTAGTCTCCCAAAGAAAGGACTGTCGCCTGTTTCCACCAGGTAGAATGCGTAAGGCTTTTTGCAAGCTTCCTGGGCAACCGTTTTCAGCTTGAAATGTAGTGTGCTGCAGAGTTCGGTGAAGAGGTGCTCGTAGGACGTCGTCCTCCGAGGCAAGGAGGGACCCCTTTTCTCCAGAGCATCTTCTGAGGTAGGATTTGGCTCTCGGGCCGCGAAACTCGCCTGCCTGTCGCCCTGCGTCATCAACCTGCTCAATTCGGCAAACTCGTCCATGATGACCGATATGTCTCCTCGGGAATCCTTTAGCTTATTATTGTACGTTAACTTGTTGAGGTGGAAAGGAGCACCCGGCCCTTTTCCTTGACCTTTCGTTCTAGCAGCATTGCTCACCGATTCCTGTGCAGAAGCAAACGGGGGAGGAGGTTCAAAAGGGTCGCTGTGTCTGCTCCTGGGGGTGCCGTGTGGGGCACTGTGCCTCGGGCCCCGGTTCAAAATAGTTATCAGAAGCGGGCTTCGGCTCCTGGGTGGCACACTGAGCTCAGGAGCTTCAGGGACCTTTCTCGATGGCAACGTCTCTGCCGTTACCTGAAGCACGCGCTCCGGTGTACCTTCGCCAGAGGTAGGAGGTTGTGGTTTCTTTAGGGTATGTTTTAGCTTATCGTGGAAACGCAGACACTCCATATCTAAAGTGCTCTGAATGGGGTCGTTCAGAACCCTCCAAGCCCTATCGGAGAAGTTTTTCCATTCCTGCTCTCCGAAAAAAGGGCTACGCCTCTTGGAAGACTGAAAGCTTCGGTTTTTTTCTTGGTGCTTCTTGGTTATAGTAAAGTTTAAATAGTCCTTTAGAGGTCCCGACTCTTCGGGAGAAGGCAGCACAGACCTATCGCCTTCCCTGAATGAGGACGGCCAGTCGTACTGGATAGTCTCAGCCTCAACATCAGGCACTGTCACCTTGTTTTCCAGATACACCCAGCCTTCACCCTTGTGAAGCTCGTTCTCACAGCTCAAATCACTGGCGCAACTCATTTCCATGGCATCTGGCGAGGCAGCAGATCTTGTAGACGGTATCTCAGGCTGACCTCTGGGATGCACATCTCCGCAAAGTTCTGGGACACCGTCCACAGAAACACATTTATTTTCCCAATTTATATTCACGCCCGTAGCTCCGACAAATGAGACGGGTCTTTCACCGGCCGGAGCATCTTCAGGGTCCTCCAGATTCTCCACCGGGTTTTTATACAGATCATGTGTGTCTTTATGTGCAGATGACCCAGATTCTTCGGATAAACATTCCGTAGGACGCACTGACGGCACAAAGGGCAGCACttctctgcctgccttcctgAGCTGGTCCTCAAACATGGATGCTTCCGAACTAACTTGTCCTGGGTCAACCCCACACAACGCAGCTGTTTGGATCAAGGGGAACTGGCGTTCTGGACTTCTTATGCCTGTGTCTTCCCACTCTGGACAGCAAGAACTTTCCAGGGTGTCCGTAGCAGCTCCTGTCTCTTGATGAGACTTCTTTTCAGCCACTTGACCGGAACTTATGCTTCCCTGCAGTGCTGAATGATACCACCCATATCTTTGTACAGCCATGTGAGAGTCTCTCTTGTTGCTAGGCTGTGCTAAAGAGTCACCTGTCATCGCCCATTTGGGGTCATAATGGGCAAGCTTGTCAGTGGCATAACTCTCTTCATCACTCTCAGGAGGGGTCACACACTCAAGGGTGACGGAACTAATCCAGTTTAAGGCTGGATTCTCTTTCGCAAAGGCGGTTTCTTTGCTCACGGCCATCATGCCACTCACAGTGTCTATCAACTCATAGAGAAAGGACCTGATGTCTTCAGGCACAGTAACTACAGCTTGGCTTAGCTTATCATCATCAGATGCCGATTCTCGGGGCGCAGGAGAGACTTCAATGTCCTCACTGTTAACGCCACACTTTTGATTGTCGGTACTGGTGTCCGATTCTTCATTATCCAAATGCCAGCTCTGGCCCTGAGAATTGCCAAGTCGTTCTGTTGTCTGCCTGGCCTTCCGTTCCTCTTGAGTGGCTGTGTTGCACCGCAGTTCATTTGCTTGCAATGGAGCCACACCTACCAGGTGGAGGGCATCCTTTTCCTCAGGGATGCAGGAATCCTCAGCTGAACGTGTTTGCTTTGTGAGTGTGCTATTTTCAGCTGAGCGCTCTTGGTTCCCCGGCAAGTCTTCCTCTTCATCAGATATTGCTTGATAGACAGGACTAACCTGCAACTTAACCACTTCAGCCATGCGGATTCCTTCCTCTTCCGGTGAAACACAGGAACCCGCGACCAAGTCTATTTCTTTTTCAGGTGCAAGATTTGGAGCTGATAAAGCAGAATTTTCTTGTTTCCCTGTGGATTCCCCTTGAACTGGTGGGCTGCTCTGCACTTGACATGGTCCACAAGTTTTCAGCGGACTTGGGTCGGTCAGGTTACCCTCTTCCTGGGAAATGTCTTCAATCAAATCCATTTGATTTAGGGATATGTGATGTTTGGTTGACTCCGCAGAGTCTTCCTGGGCAGTTGGCAATTCTATTACATCATCAGGACTTGTTTGATGGACAGGACTCGCCTCCAGTGAAACTGAATCAGCCAGATTCATTCCTTTCTCTTCCGTGGAACCAAAGGAAGTATCGTCCGAACCAACTGGGCTTGGAAATTTGGGGCTGTTTGCCAGTACAATAGAATCTCGACTCTCTACAGATTCTCCTCGAGTTGCCATATCCTTTAATTCAGCAGCTTGCGCAGAAGCTGAATCTTCTAGGTTGGTTTTGTTATCTTCCTGGGACCTACGGGTGCTTTCAGCCACGTCCATTTGGTTTGGAGACATGGGATGTTTGGCTAATTCAACGGCATCTTCTGTCTCTGGAGACTGGGCTACTTCATCACGGGTTATTTGATTTACAGGGCTAGTCCGTAATGGAAGGGAATCCAACAGATTGTCCTCTCTATCTTTCTGTGAAAGGCAGAAACCCTTAACCGCATCTGTTGGGTCTAGAGATGCAGAACTAGGGGTTGATAGTACAAAGTCATCTTGGGTACCAGGTGATTCTGCCTGATGCTCGGAAACTGTGGCTGGTGATGGTGGAAAAGTGACTGGGGACGTAGAGGCCCTGGCAGCTTCTCTGCCTTCTATTGGACAGCCTTCctcttctttgttctcttggtCCAAGTCCATATCTCGGGGCTCTGAGTCAGTATCGTTGCTGTCCGAAAGAGCAAGTTCAATTGATTCCCACCCCGTGCTCTCTCCCTCTATATCTTCCTCATCTACAGGGAGATCCTGTGACCCCCTCCCCTCTCTACACAGTTTGTTGACTTCCCCACAATCACTGTCTGCTTCTAACCAGCCTATTTCAGCAGGACGTAGCAACACAGCGCCACCGCTCTGTGGgctgtcctcctccttctctgcagAAGGAGAGGAAGCCTTTAATTCAGAAATCTCTGCAGAAATGCCACCGGCCATCGTGTTCGCACTAGGCTGTTTGCTGGCTGAATTCTCCAGGACTTCCGCATCCTTGGAAGCAGCATCGCTTTGGGAAACCTCAGCTAAGTCGACACTCGCAGTCGCCTCCGCATCAGTTCCACGCTCCTGAGGCCTCGAACGCCCTTCGGTATGCTCATCTGTCAAGCTTCTGCTCTGGCTCTCTGCGGAGAGGGCAGGATCAGGTGTGAGTTCTTCATCAGGTTTCTCCACAGCCACCTGAAATAAAAATTCCAAGTTTCAAAAGTTCAGAGAGACAGAAaggcaaaaagtaaaaaataaatctcCATAGCTTTCTAAATCTGCAAACTATCCTAGAGCAGTAAAAAACAAAATCACAGCATGGTGCAAACGTTTACCAACACACGCTGCCTGGAGTTGAGAGAGCCTCAGCCCTCCTACCTTTCGAGCTCCGTCAAGGTTTACCCCACTGTGCTGCTTCAAGAATAAGCTGCCACAACTTGTCACAAATCAAACCAAGCACAGTCTCTGCTAGCCATGCCTCGTGGCCTAGCCATCAATCTTCCCTTGTTTTCACCATTCAATCTGGTTAGCAAAAAGGGCAGAGTTCGAATCACTGTGTTTGTCGCAGGTTATGGCAGCTGGCTCTATAATGCTGTCCAACAGCTAAATAGGGCCCCGAAAAGTGAGGTTTTTCCATTTCCCAGGTTTTTCTCCAGACCTCCTCCCTGAACCAAGATGGTTCTTTAATCCCAgttatttaataaataagtatTACGTTGGCTTTCTATCTCCGCTGGTTGTTCCAAGTTCACTGGGGAAGGACATCATGCTCTATGGGCTTTACAGCACAATTTGCCGTAGAGGCTACTGTCATACTACTAACAGCAACAAGAGAAAAAATTGATGGGAACTGTCTATGGAAATTAAAGGGGAACTGtcagggcttttcttacatttGAAGCCGAATTCCCTTTAATTTCCGTACAGTGGTAcgttggttctcgaacggcttagctgTCAAACAAttcagctcccaaacgccgcaaacccagaagtaagcgttccagtttgtgaacgtttttttggaagccgaacgtccaacgcagctaccgtttgagtgcaggaagctcctgcagccaatcggaagctgagcattggttttcgaatggttttgggagtcgaacagacttctggaacggattaagtttgaaatccaaggtaccactgtagataagtTTCCAAGGTATCATGGAGGACATGTTGACAGGTGGCTATCAATAAAAATGTCTATTAGGAACCTCTGtacattttattctgtgaaatgccctgagatcttatgatcgagggtggtatataaatcaaatcaaatcaatcaatcatggGGGAGGAACTTCTAGGCTCTCAACTCAACCTCAAGTCTAATTCATGAGTGAAAATTGGGTAATCAGGGCTGTAACTCAGTAGCAGAACACTCACTAGGCAAGCAGAACccaggttataataataataatttattatttataccccgcccatctggctgggcctccccagccactctgggcagcttccatagaaaccaaaaatacagaaaaatatcacacgttaaaaacttccctgaacagggctgccttaagatgtcttctgaatgtcaggtagttgtttatcgctttgacatctgctggaagggcgttccacagggcgggcgccactaccgagaaggccctctgcctggttccctgtagctttgcttctcgcaatgagggaaccgccagaaggccctcggcgctggatccctggcatctgcagacaGGGCATAGAGGCTCGTGTCCGAAAcctttgccagtcagtgtagttaACTCGGCGTaatactgagttaaatggaccagtggtccgaGTCGCTATAAGGCAGTTCTCAAAAACTGCAAGAGGTTTCAGGCTTTGAAGTGAAATTACCCATATGGTTTTATAGATGCAGCTATGCCCAGCTGTAGCTCTGAGCCCCTCCCTGCTAAATGGTGCCAAGCGTACCAGCCAGGCTCCTGGCACTCAGCATCTGCCTTCTGCCCAACACTGACATCTGGCCTGAGCTGATCTACTGAAGTCTTTCTTACTTTGTCAGAAGGATTAACCTTCTCTTTCGGTTTGCCGGCAGCAGCATgggactcttcctcctcctcctcaggcagATCACTGGGGTCATCAGGGATAACGATGGGAGCCTCATCGATGCAATTCGTAGAGGACAGTTCATTACAGGAGAGGGGCTTCTCCGAGGAAGAAACCGCCCTCTCGTCTGCTTCTCTGGGCGTCCGGTTATCATCGGATAGAGAGTCCGCGGGGCATTTCTCCAAACTGTACGGCCCCTCGCAATCGTCGTCGATGACTTCAAAGGCATCCACGATGCTTCTCAGTGAGACGAATTTGGGAGGGTTGCGGTGTTCGACCACGTTCCTTATTGTAGGGGATCTGAACGGCTTGTTATaaaacagcgccacccacatatgCAGGATGCGCATCATTTCATCCGAATCGTCCAACAAGCGGGTGTCCCAGGGCCTACAGAAAAAGGAAATGCAGACTTATCCTTGA
Coding sequences within:
- the TASOR2 gene encoding protein TASOR 2 isoform X1, whose translation is MSPSNHKSSAERKTKALYCSWKGQLFIQQQRLCDIVLRSPFSGSIPAELPARLEIRYVVGISELRKKLPEAVFGENSYTNHEGTVLKLFCHQGILFRLYEVEMLNQNEQKVNQLTQSLKEKDLALVKYLNDRAILILLSSSALVKEKDSGPGESTCLQALFLISSQSPKCLTAKDLKCEHGANKRYSQVALVLPGLHHALVEAAKHPVDSGDPLSTLVKLHLQEFAKLDKKNLQPSTCSLDSPPLSSFDEFSKKPELESLSEKCPQSSLFRLQFYLSHPQNYVLEMSTATAFLHGRTRSSRGSGGSSNLQEADTSSGLNLDSLACHEPIGTVETARTRRVGQPAPHSKEADVEPSEMGEWTLEQHKRKSSRLLVANARKKLSPPKEVSSKEDKGKQKKARKENSNLSLPASKNSESPGGSNEPTLKLKILQNPLRRKRGAEVLSAEFVQQAPCESAAKAAPSSESLGVEEKKSRVSKPKKDSTAEKVSSEKMSTRNQMKRKSSHQREDEIPPASDENDPSSERSPAQDASPSPKVLNCDSHALNLLADLALSSNSPLLSNSSGASLPPSPSRERRRLHKGKHSDKSSDHEYHRVTKKLKTAPFSGKTGPESDLSPEQSGEGRESPSSSHENNPAGSSKRRAAKPSLATPPREMGYLSDSSIHSLISSEHSYASPVSESCKKGAPGTKNGVKNARLGPLVGKVMPFRHQQRICHPHKQLRGYIPFTRSAVMAARLKEDFSKSHKVTFCDKTVKVTFQWEADYPPNLDSKYTNNILERTVVRAVHGPWDTRLLDDSDEMMRILHMWVALFYNKPFRSPTIRNVVEHRNPPKFVSLRSIVDAFEVIDDDCEGPYSLEKCPADSLSDDNRTPREADERAVSSSEKPLSCNELSSTNCIDEAPIVIPDDPSDLPEEEEEESHAAAGKPKEKVNPSDKVAVEKPDEELTPDPALSAESQSRSLTDEHTEGRSRPQERGTDAEATASVDLAEVSQSDAASKDAEVLENSASKQPSANTMAGGISAEISELKASSPSAEKEEDSPQSGGAVLLRPAEIGWLEADSDCGEVNKLCREGRGSQDLPVDEEDIEGESTGWESIELALSDSNDTDSEPRDMDLDQENKEEEGCPIEGREAARASTSPVTFPPSPATVSEHQAESPGTQDDFVLSTPSSASLDPTDAVKGFCLSQKDREDNLLDSLPLRTSPVNQITRDEVAQSPETEDAVELAKHPMSPNQMDVAESTRRSQEDNKTNLEDSASAQAAELKDMATRGESVESRDSIVLANSPKFPSPVGSDDTSFGSTEEKGMNLADSVSLEASPVHQTSPDDVIELPTAQEDSAESTKHHISLNQMDLIEDISQEEGNLTDPSPLKTCGPCQVQSSPPVQGESTGKQENSALSAPNLAPEKEIDLVAGSCVSPEEEGIRMAEVVKLQVSPVYQAISDEEEDLPGNQERSAENSTLTKQTRSAEDSCIPEEKDALHLVGVAPLQANELRCNTATQEERKARQTTERLGNSQGQSWHLDNEESDTSTDNQKCGVNSEDIEVSPAPRESASDDDKLSQAVVTVPEDIRSFLYELIDTVSGMMAVSKETAFAKENPALNWISSVTLECVTPPESDEESYATDKLAHYDPKWAMTGDSLAQPSNKRDSHMAVQRYGWYHSALQGSISSGQVAEKKSHQETGAATDTLESSCCPEWEDTGIRSPERQFPLIQTAALCGVDPGQVSSEASMFEDQLRKAGREVLPFVPSVRPTECLSEESGSSAHKDTHDLYKNPVENLEDPEDAPAGERPVSFVGATGVNINWENKCVSVDGVPELCGDVHPRGQPEIPSTRSAASPDAMEMSCASDLSCENELHKGEGWVYLENKVTVPDVEAETIQYDWPSSFREGDRSVLPSPEESGPLKDYLNFTITKKHQEKNRSFQSSKRRSPFFGEQEWKNFSDRAWRVLNDPIQSTLDMECLRFHDKLKHTLKKPQPPTSGEGTPERVLQVTAETLPSRKVPEAPELSVPPRSRSPLLITILNRGPRHSAPHGTPRSRHSDPFEPPPPFASAQESVSNAARTKGQGKGPGAPFHLNKLTYNNKLKDSRGDISVIMDEFAELSRLMTQGDRQASFAAREPNPTSEDALEKRGPSLPRRTTSYEHLFTELCSTLHFKLKTVAQEACKKPYAFYLVETGDSPFFGRLKNLLKKGSHVEMKPLHFCKTSHPEGDRLMVIIRNEDIYPHIYKIPSLLRLKRFPSVTFVGVDNPEDIFDNTHQELFHSGGFVVSDDKVLEAMTVGELKDAAKTLEKLNCSHGRWSWLLHYKETKRLREDARKDPAAHAKEMLLKSCQGSNITEVLHYHQCDSKSSPRSEHLNCLLNLQVQHISRRFAVFLTEKPSASRETMENKGILVLDVNTFVATAESLAAPFRSGCW
- the TASOR2 gene encoding protein TASOR 2 isoform X3; translation: MLNQNEQKVNQLTQSLKEKDLALVKYLNDRAILILLSSSALVKEKDSGPGESTCLQALFLISSQSPKCLTAKDLKCEHGANKRYSQVALVLPGLHHALVEAAKHPVDSGDPLSTLVKLHLQEFAKLDKKNLQPSTCSLDSPPLSSFDEFSKKPELESLSEKCPQSSLFRLQFYLSHPQNYVLEMSTATAFLHGRTRSSRGSGGSSNLQEADTSSGLNLDSLACHEPIGTVETARTRRVGQPAPHSKEADVEPSEMGEWTLEQHKRKSSRLLVANARKKLSPPKEVSSKEDKGKQKKARKENSNLSLPASKNSESPGGSNEPTLKLKILQNPLRRKRGAEVLSAEFVQQAPCESAAKAAPSSESLGVEEKKSRVSKPKKDSTAEKVSSEKMSTRNQMKRKSSHQREDEIPPASDENDPSSERSPAQDASPSPKVLNCDSHALNLLADLALSSNSPLLSNSSGASLPPSPSRERRRLHKGKHSDKSSDHEYHRVTKKLKTAPFSGKTGPESDLSPEQSGEGRESPSSSHENNPAGSSKRRAAKPSLATPPREMGYLSDSSIHSLISSEHSYASPVSESCKKGAPGTKNGVKNARLGPLVGKVMPFRHQQRICHPHKQLRGYIPFTRSAVMAARLKEDFSKSHKVTFCDKTVKVTFQWEADYPPNLDSKYTNNILERTVVRAVHGPWDTRLLDDSDEMMRILHMWVALFYNKPFRSPTIRNVVEHRNPPKFVSLRSIVDAFEVIDDDCEGPYSLEKCPADSLSDDNRTPREADERAVSSSEKPLSCNELSSTNCIDEAPIVIPDDPSDLPEEEEEESHAAAGKPKEKVNPSDKVAVEKPDEELTPDPALSAESQSRSLTDEHTEGRSRPQERGTDAEATASVDLAEVSQSDAASKDAEVLENSASKQPSANTMAGGISAEISELKASSPSAEKEEDSPQSGGAVLLRPAEIGWLEADSDCGEVNKLCREGRGSQDLPVDEEDIEGESTGWESIELALSDSNDTDSEPRDMDLDQENKEEEGCPIEGREAARASTSPVTFPPSPATVSEHQAESPGTQDDFVLSTPSSASLDPTDAVKGFCLSQKDREDNLLDSLPLRTSPVNQITRDEVAQSPETEDAVELAKHPMSPNQMDVAESTRRSQEDNKTNLEDSASAQAAELKDMATRGESVESRDSIVLANSPKFPSPVGSDDTSFGSTEEKGMNLADSVSLEASPVHQTSPDDVIELPTAQEDSAESTKHHISLNQMDLIEDISQEEGNLTDPSPLKTCGPCQVQSSPPVQGESTGKQENSALSAPNLAPEKEIDLVAGSCVSPEEEGIRMAEVVKLQVSPVYQAISDEEEDLPGNQERSAENSTLTKQTRSAEDSCIPEEKDALHLVGVAPLQANELRCNTATQEERKARQTTERLGNSQGQSWHLDNEESDTSTDNQKCGVNSEDIEVSPAPRESASDDDKLSQAVVTVPEDIRSFLYELIDTVSGMMAVSKETAFAKENPALNWISSVTLECVTPPESDEESYATDKLAHYDPKWAMTGDSLAQPSNKRDSHMAVQRYGWYHSALQGSISSGQVAEKKSHQETGAATDTLESSCCPEWEDTGIRSPERQFPLIQTAALCGVDPGQVSSEASMFEDQLRKAGREVLPFVPSVRPTECLSEESGSSAHKDTHDLYKNPVENLEDPEDAPAGERPVSFVGATGVNINWENKCVSVDGVPELCGDVHPRGQPEIPSTRSAASPDAMEMSCASDLSCENELHKGEGWVYLENKVTVPDVEAETIQYDWPSSFREGDRSVLPSPEESGPLKDYLNFTITKKHQEKNRSFQSSKRRSPFFGEQEWKNFSDRAWRVLNDPIQSTLDMECLRFHDKLKHTLKKPQPPTSGEGTPERVLQVTAETLPSRKVPEAPELSVPPRSRSPLLITILNRGPRHSAPHGTPRSRHSDPFEPPPPFASAQESVSNAARTKGQGKGPGAPFHLNKLTYNNKLKDSRGDISVIMDEFAELSRLMTQGDRQASFAAREPNPTSEDALEKRGPSLPRRTTSYEHLFTELCSTLHFKLKTVAQEACKKPYAFYLVETGDSPFFGRLKNLLKKGSHVEMKPLHFCKTSHPEGDRLMVIIRNEDIYPHIYKIPSLLRLKRFPSVTFVGVDNPEDIFDNTHQELFHSGGFVVSDDKVLEAMTVGELKDAAKTLEKLNCSHGRWSWLLHYKETKRLREDARKDPAAHAKEMLLKSCQGSNITEVLHYHQCDSKSSPRSEHLNCLLNLQVQHISRRFAVFLTEKPSASRETMENKGILVLDVNTFVATAESLAAPFRSGCW